Proteins encoded together in one Mycobacterium sp. MS1601 window:
- a CDS encoding sugar-binding transcriptional regulator, producing the protein MTVASGRAPEARVAAGHVAKPEDLRLALRAATMYYLDGLTQAEIAQRLGVSRPTAGRLVARAKTRGLVRIEIVVPADLRDDLHAEEERALEERFGLVEAVVAGHGVDIGSPGRPETFASVGRAAAALLTRRLAPEDTLGFTWGPENVAVAQALPAGVATCRAVVQLDGSMSTAAYQTGTEFILSRCAEVLHADTYRLPAPLYADPATVDSIRNDSGMSRTLEAGRRAEVMIFGIGAVSTSTTLFEGSFLDTGMLDELVSLGAVGEIGGRFFDADGRAIDSELQRRAVSVALEDIQACRVTILVSSGATKHHATLGALRGGLARFLVCDIDCARWLLEQ; encoded by the coding sequence GTGACGGTGGCCAGTGGCAGAGCACCTGAAGCTCGGGTAGCCGCTGGTCACGTTGCAAAACCCGAGGATCTGCGGCTGGCGCTGCGCGCGGCCACCATGTACTACCTCGATGGCCTGACGCAGGCGGAGATCGCCCAACGGCTCGGGGTCTCCCGGCCCACCGCGGGCCGTTTGGTGGCCAGGGCGAAAACCCGCGGTCTGGTGCGCATCGAGATCGTGGTGCCCGCGGATCTGCGTGACGATCTGCACGCCGAGGAGGAACGTGCTCTCGAGGAGCGGTTCGGTTTGGTCGAGGCCGTGGTTGCCGGACACGGCGTCGACATCGGGTCGCCCGGGCGCCCGGAGACCTTCGCCAGCGTGGGCCGGGCCGCAGCGGCGCTGCTGACCCGCCGCCTGGCGCCGGAGGACACCCTCGGATTCACCTGGGGCCCGGAGAACGTCGCCGTCGCGCAGGCGCTGCCCGCCGGTGTGGCAACCTGCCGGGCCGTGGTTCAGCTGGACGGATCGATGTCGACGGCCGCCTACCAGACGGGCACCGAGTTCATCTTGAGCCGCTGCGCCGAAGTGCTGCATGCCGACACCTACCGCTTGCCTGCGCCCCTGTATGCCGACCCCGCCACAGTCGACTCGATCCGCAACGACTCCGGGATGTCGCGCACGCTGGAGGCCGGGCGCCGCGCCGAGGTGATGATCTTCGGCATCGGTGCGGTGTCCACGTCGACCACCCTCTTCGAGGGCAGCTTCCTTGATACCGGGATGCTCGACGAGCTGGTGTCCCTGGGCGCCGTAGGCGAGATCGGTGGCCGCTTCTTCGACGCCGACGGCCGCGCGATCGACAGTGAGCTACAGCGCCGCGCGGTGTCGGTGGCGCTCGAAGACATCCAGGCCTGCCGCGTGACCATTCTGGTGTCCAGCGGCGCCACCAAGCACCACGCCACCCTCGGCGCGCTTCGGGGTGGTCTGGCGCGTTTCCTGGTTTGCGATATCGATTGTGCACGTTGGCTTTTAGAGCAGTAG
- a CDS encoding ABC transporter substrate-binding protein — protein MKAQRRALHRLAACISAVALTFVAGCSGAGSLGASDNEVTIALVSNSQMTDAQKLSSRFEAENPGTKLKFITLSENQARAKITMSTAMGGSEFDVVMISNFETPQWARDGWLLNLSEYARETPGYDEGDFISSLRDSLSYEGNMYAVPFYGESSFLMYRKDLFEQAGIQVDQSADYQPTWQEVRDWAAQLKTDDRAGICLRGKPGWGEVLAPLDTVINTFGGRWFDENWNAQLNSPEVKEAVNFYVDTLRESGELGAASTGFQECANLFGQGQTAMWYDATSAVSVLEDPNSYPELQGKIGYLPAPIVEKPNSGWLYTWALGIPKGAKNPDGAWKFISWMTSKDYMKLVGEELGWARVPPGSRTSTYTELPEYEAISQSYGPLTLRSIEGASPNEPTVDPVPYTGVQFVGIPEFQDLGTRVSQQISAAIAGQKSVDEALDQAQEYAEVVGKTYQEN, from the coding sequence GTGAAAGCACAACGACGAGCGCTACACCGACTGGCGGCATGCATTTCGGCGGTGGCACTGACCTTCGTCGCCGGGTGCTCAGGCGCCGGCAGCCTCGGCGCCTCGGACAACGAGGTGACCATCGCGCTGGTGTCCAACTCGCAGATGACGGACGCCCAGAAGTTGTCGTCGCGCTTCGAGGCCGAGAACCCCGGCACCAAACTGAAGTTCATCACCCTCTCGGAGAACCAGGCCCGCGCCAAGATCACGATGTCGACGGCCATGGGTGGCAGCGAATTCGACGTCGTGATGATCAGCAACTTCGAGACCCCACAATGGGCTCGCGACGGGTGGCTGTTGAACCTCTCCGAATACGCCCGCGAGACACCTGGTTACGACGAAGGCGATTTCATCTCCTCGCTGCGGGACTCACTGTCCTACGAGGGCAACATGTACGCCGTTCCCTTCTACGGGGAATCGTCGTTCCTGATGTACCGCAAGGACCTCTTCGAGCAGGCCGGCATCCAGGTCGACCAGAGCGCCGACTACCAGCCCACCTGGCAGGAAGTCCGGGACTGGGCCGCGCAACTCAAGACCGACGACCGGGCGGGCATCTGCCTGCGCGGCAAGCCGGGCTGGGGTGAGGTGCTGGCACCGCTGGACACCGTGATCAACACCTTCGGTGGTCGTTGGTTCGACGAGAACTGGAACGCGCAGCTCAACAGCCCCGAGGTCAAGGAGGCGGTGAACTTCTACGTCGACACCCTGCGGGAGTCAGGTGAACTCGGCGCTGCGTCAACCGGATTCCAGGAATGCGCCAACCTGTTCGGCCAGGGCCAGACGGCAATGTGGTACGACGCTACCTCCGCGGTGTCGGTGCTCGAGGACCCGAACTCCTACCCCGAACTGCAGGGCAAGATCGGCTACCTGCCCGCGCCGATCGTCGAGAAGCCCAACTCGGGCTGGCTCTACACCTGGGCGCTGGGCATCCCGAAGGGTGCCAAGAACCCCGACGGCGCCTGGAAGTTCATCTCCTGGATGACCAGCAAGGACTACATGAAGCTGGTGGGTGAAGAGCTGGGTTGGGCCCGCGTCCCACCCGGCAGCCGCACCTCGACGTACACCGAACTGCCGGAGTACGAGGCGATCTCGCAGTCCTACGGGCCACTGACCCTGCGCTCGATCGAGGGTGCGTCGCCGAACGAGCCAACGGTGGACCCGGTGCCCTACACCGGCGTTCAGTTCGTCGGCATCCCCGAGTTCCAGGATCTCGGAACCCGGGTGAGCCAGCAGATCAGCGCGGCGATCGCCGGACAGAAGTCCGTCGACGAGGCGTTGGATCAGGCACAGGAGTACGCCGAAGTGGTCGGCAAGACCTATCAGGAGAACTGA
- a CDS encoding MOSC and FAD-binding oxidoreductase domain-containing protein: protein MATLVSVNVGLPADVDWNGRTVHTAVYKYPVAGPQTVRRLNIDGDGQGDLGGHGGEQRAVLVYQLESYDYWSAVLQRDDLRPGHFAENFTVDGLADHEVCIGDRFRVGGVVLEVTQPRVTCYRVGLRLGEPRMPAMLVSHRRPGFYCRVIEEGLVQAGDTITKISAGPEHISVADMDALLYLPGHARDDLERALRIPALSPGWQGSLRALADAGEGRGNVGLSSVASGAPPAWPGFRALQVVGLQRESRDVLSLRLAAPDGLPAWLPGQSVTVRLQPDSGSAVVRSYSLSNLAGSAEFRISVKLEPDGRAGAYLHSHVRVGDTLDVAAPRGAFVLDDGDSPIMLLSAGIGVTPVLSMLHTLAKRRSEREVWWVHGARAGAEHSFAAEVQSLLDQLPNSHRHIVYSTPGAGDVDFDGTGRLSLEVLAGLGVPASAEIYLCGPDRFMAAMSAGLDAAHLHAETFGAGAALTPGLAATTPVQPHAPQGRAGTGPGVAFARSALTVAWSDRFETLLDFAEACDVPTRWSCRTGVCHTCETVLLSGEVRYDPEPLEPAAAGNVLPCCARPTTDVVIDL from the coding sequence ATGGCGACCCTGGTCTCGGTCAATGTCGGTTTGCCCGCCGATGTGGACTGGAACGGACGGACCGTGCACACCGCGGTCTACAAGTACCCGGTGGCCGGGCCACAGACTGTGCGCCGCCTCAATATCGACGGCGACGGGCAGGGTGATCTGGGTGGGCACGGCGGCGAACAACGCGCTGTCCTGGTGTACCAGCTGGAATCGTATGACTACTGGTCGGCGGTGCTGCAGCGAGATGATCTGCGGCCGGGGCACTTCGCGGAGAACTTCACCGTCGACGGCCTGGCGGATCACGAGGTTTGTATCGGTGACCGGTTTCGGGTCGGCGGCGTGGTCCTGGAGGTCACCCAGCCGCGGGTGACCTGCTACCGGGTCGGATTGCGGCTGGGCGAACCGCGGATGCCTGCGATGCTGGTCTCGCATCGGCGTCCCGGGTTCTACTGTCGGGTGATCGAGGAGGGCCTGGTGCAGGCCGGCGACACGATCACCAAGATCTCGGCAGGGCCCGAGCACATCTCGGTCGCCGACATGGACGCGCTGCTGTATCTACCCGGGCATGCCCGCGACGATCTGGAACGGGCACTGAGGATCCCGGCCTTGAGTCCAGGCTGGCAGGGATCCCTGCGGGCGTTGGCAGACGCGGGCGAGGGCCGCGGCAATGTCGGACTGAGTTCGGTTGCCTCCGGCGCCCCACCGGCCTGGCCGGGGTTCCGCGCGCTGCAGGTGGTGGGGCTGCAGCGGGAGAGCCGCGACGTCCTGTCACTGAGGTTGGCTGCGCCCGACGGCTTGCCCGCCTGGTTGCCCGGCCAGTCCGTGACCGTGCGACTGCAACCGGATTCCGGAAGCGCGGTGGTACGGAGCTATTCGCTGTCCAACCTGGCAGGCTCCGCCGAGTTCCGCATCAGCGTCAAGTTGGAGCCCGACGGCCGGGCAGGGGCGTACCTGCACAGTCATGTTCGCGTCGGTGACACCCTCGACGTGGCCGCACCCCGCGGTGCGTTCGTGCTCGACGACGGCGACAGCCCGATCATGTTGTTATCGGCGGGCATCGGAGTCACTCCGGTGTTGTCGATGCTGCACACGTTGGCCAAGAGACGCTCCGAGCGAGAGGTGTGGTGGGTGCACGGTGCCCGAGCTGGTGCCGAGCACAGTTTCGCCGCCGAGGTGCAGAGCCTGCTCGATCAGTTGCCGAACAGTCACCGCCACATCGTCTACAGCACACCCGGCGCGGGTGACGTGGATTTCGACGGAACGGGGCGGCTGTCCCTCGAGGTACTGGCCGGCCTGGGAGTGCCCGCCTCCGCGGAGATCTATCTGTGCGGCCCGGACCGGTTCATGGCCGCGATGTCGGCCGGGCTGGACGCCGCACATCTGCACGCCGAGACCTTTGGCGCCGGTGCTGCTTTGACGCCGGGCCTGGCTGCCACCACGCCAGTACAGCCGCACGCACCGCAGGGCCGGGCCGGCACCGGTCCCGGTGTCGCCTTTGCGCGCAGTGCTCTGACCGTTGCATGGAGTGACCGCTTCGAGACTCTGCTCGACTTCGCCGAGGCCTGCGATGTGCCAACCCGGTGGTCGTGCCGCACCGGGGTGTGCCACACCTGTGAGACCGTACTGCTGTCCGGCGAGGTCCGCTACGACCCCGAACCGCTGGAGCCGGCCGCGGCAGGCAACGTCCTGCCGTGCTGCGCCCGCCCAACCACCGATGTGGTGATCGACCTGTGA
- a CDS encoding carbohydrate ABC transporter permease, producing MTLTADAGADTAERVRKIKESKDVGVSRAEGWRRRGPLLPALIFMIVVTQIPFLFTLYYSTLSWNLVRPGSRQFVGLDNYLAVVKDSQFWSVAGNTVILIVGVVLISAFLGLLLALLLDRAFLGRGIVRTLLITPFLVTPVAAALIWKTTILDPTNGILNWLLSLVGIGPVDWIGQFPLTMVMVELIWQWTPFMMLLILAGLQSMPRDILEASGVDGATAFQSFRELTLPHLRRFIELGVVLGAVYLVNTFDAIYMMTQGGPGIASANLPFYIYQRAFLGFDMGQAAAMGVVVVLFTLVIANFALRLIFKSFTGKEEAA from the coding sequence ATGACACTCACCGCTGATGCCGGCGCCGACACCGCCGAGCGCGTACGCAAGATCAAGGAGAGCAAGGACGTCGGCGTCAGCCGCGCCGAAGGGTGGCGACGCAGGGGACCGTTGCTGCCGGCGTTGATCTTCATGATCGTCGTCACCCAGATACCGTTCCTGTTCACGCTCTACTACTCCACGTTGTCCTGGAATCTGGTGCGCCCGGGTTCCCGGCAGTTCGTCGGCCTGGACAACTACCTGGCCGTGGTCAAGGACAGCCAGTTCTGGTCGGTGGCGGGCAATACCGTGATCCTGATCGTCGGCGTGGTACTGATCTCCGCGTTCCTGGGATTGCTGCTTGCGCTGCTGCTGGACCGGGCGTTCCTCGGCCGCGGCATCGTGCGGACCCTGCTGATCACCCCTTTCCTGGTCACCCCCGTTGCCGCGGCACTGATCTGGAAGACCACCATCCTGGATCCCACCAACGGCATCCTGAACTGGCTGCTGTCGCTGGTGGGAATCGGGCCGGTGGACTGGATCGGGCAGTTCCCTCTCACCATGGTGATGGTGGAACTGATCTGGCAGTGGACACCGTTCATGATGCTGCTGATCCTGGCCGGCCTGCAGTCCATGCCCCGCGACATCCTGGAGGCCAGCGGTGTCGACGGCGCAACGGCGTTCCAGTCGTTTCGTGAACTGACGCTGCCGCACCTGCGCAGGTTCATCGAGCTGGGTGTGGTGCTGGGCGCGGTGTATCTGGTCAACACGTTCGACGCCATCTACATGATGACCCAGGGCGGCCCCGGCATCGCGAGTGCGAACCTGCCGTTCTACATCTACCAGCGTGCGTTCCTCGGCTTCGACATGGGCCAGGCAGCAGCGATGGGTGTGGTGGTGGTGCTCTTCACGCTCGTCATCGCCAACTTCGCGCTGCGACTGATCTTCAAATCGTTCACCGGCAAGGAAGAGGCAGCCTGA
- a CDS encoding cysteine hydrolase, translating into MHYHPSDTAVLIIDPQNDVLSPAGRNWEVLAASITENNTVAHLVELLGAARAGGYPLVVSPHYFYPVDHTWLFNGPLESDELSSDTFARQGPLTLDGFAGSGADWLDDLREFIEDGATVVASPHKVWGPQTNDVVLQLRKRRITKVVLCGMLANICVESHLRDLLEQGFEVAVVRDATAGPRHPVRGDGYQAALINFAYLAHAVVSTDEIVSAMRG; encoded by the coding sequence ATGCACTACCACCCCTCGGATACCGCAGTGCTGATCATCGATCCACAAAACGATGTGCTGAGCCCGGCCGGACGCAACTGGGAGGTGCTGGCGGCGAGCATCACCGAGAACAACACCGTCGCCCACCTGGTCGAACTGCTGGGGGCCGCCCGCGCGGGCGGCTACCCACTGGTGGTCTCACCGCACTACTTCTATCCGGTTGATCACACGTGGTTGTTCAACGGACCCCTGGAATCCGACGAACTGAGCAGCGACACCTTCGCACGTCAGGGTCCGCTGACCCTCGACGGTTTCGCCGGCTCCGGCGCGGACTGGCTCGACGACCTCCGAGAGTTCATCGAAGACGGAGCCACGGTGGTGGCCAGCCCACACAAGGTGTGGGGCCCGCAGACCAACGACGTGGTGCTGCAACTGCGAAAGCGGCGGATCACGAAGGTGGTTCTGTGCGGCATGCTGGCCAACATCTGCGTGGAATCGCACCTGCGCGACCTCCTGGAGCAGGGCTTCGAAGTGGCCGTGGTCCGCGACGCCACCGCGGGCCCGCGTCACCCCGTGCGCGGTGACGGCTACCAGGCCGCGCTGATCAACTTCGCCTACCTGGCGCACGCGGTGGTTTCCACCGACGAGATCGTCAGCGCCATGAGGGGCTAG
- a CDS encoding carbohydrate ABC transporter permease, which translates to MTTTAERTAVQPDPGVVHKKKSRRFSPWGLVAWLVGLGFFFPVFWMILTSFKQEGDAATSPPKLIFTPTLDQYSAVFSQGIGPAMLNSLFATGLSTILVLLLGVPAAFALSLRPVRKTQDALFFFMSTKMLPIVAVILPLYVIVSNVGLLDNIWALVILYTAMNLPIAVWMMRSFFLEVPGELLEAASLDGASLWRSVREVILPLVSPGIAATALICVIFAWNEFFFAVNLTAVNASTMPVYLVGFIAGEGQYWAVLSAAATMSALPVILCGWFAQNKLVRGLSFGAIK; encoded by the coding sequence ATGACCACTACAGCCGAAAGAACTGCGGTGCAACCGGATCCGGGCGTCGTCCACAAGAAGAAGTCACGCAGGTTCAGTCCGTGGGGACTGGTCGCCTGGCTCGTGGGCCTCGGCTTCTTCTTCCCGGTGTTCTGGATGATCCTGACGTCCTTCAAGCAGGAGGGCGACGCCGCCACCAGCCCACCGAAGCTGATCTTCACCCCGACACTTGATCAGTACAGCGCGGTGTTCAGCCAGGGTATCGGCCCGGCAATGCTGAATTCGCTGTTCGCCACCGGGCTTTCGACCATCCTGGTGTTGCTGCTCGGTGTCCCCGCGGCGTTCGCATTGTCACTGCGACCGGTGCGCAAGACACAGGACGCGTTGTTCTTCTTCATGAGCACCAAGATGCTGCCGATCGTGGCGGTGATCCTCCCGCTGTACGTGATCGTCTCCAATGTCGGTCTGCTGGACAATATCTGGGCACTGGTCATCCTCTACACGGCGATGAACCTGCCGATCGCGGTCTGGATGATGCGGTCGTTCTTCCTGGAGGTGCCCGGTGAGCTGCTGGAGGCGGCCTCGCTGGACGGCGCCAGTCTGTGGCGATCGGTCCGCGAGGTGATCCTGCCGCTGGTCTCACCCGGCATCGCGGCCACCGCACTGATCTGCGTGATCTTCGCGTGGAACGAATTCTTCTTCGCGGTGAACCTCACCGCGGTCAATGCCTCGACCATGCCTGTGTACCTCGTCGGCTTCATCGCCGGTGAGGGTCAGTACTGGGCCGTGCTGTCCGCGGCCGCCACCATGTCAGCACTTCCCGTGATCCTCTGCGGGTGGTTCGCCCAGAACAAACTCGTCCGCGGCCTGTCCTTCGGCGCCATCAAGTAA
- a CDS encoding ABC transporter ATP-binding protein — protein sequence MASIAYKNATCIYEGSDKLAVDSLNLDINDGEFVVLVGPSGSGKSTALRMLAGLEEIDEGTIEIGGKNMVGVPSKDRDIAMVFQNYALYPNKTVAENMGFALKLRGVSADERRRKVEDAAKILDLTEFLDRKPAKLSGGQRQRVAMGRAIVREPQVFCMDEPLSNLDAKLRVQTRTQIAALQRRLGTTTVYVTHDQVEAMTMGDRVAVLRNGKLQQFASPSELYDNPANAFVAGFIGSPAMNLLTAPIVSDGVRIGDASTLELERDQLTRLHDAGLTEVTVGVRPEQLELSDSGTIEVVVDLVEDLGSEAYLYTHASPGVQLVARSLPRTPARLAETVKLRKTSDGVVHLFHPESGERL from the coding sequence ATGGCCTCAATCGCATACAAGAACGCCACCTGCATCTACGAGGGCTCGGACAAACTCGCGGTGGACTCACTGAACCTCGACATCAACGACGGTGAGTTCGTGGTCCTGGTGGGACCGTCCGGATCCGGAAAGAGCACCGCGCTGCGGATGCTCGCCGGACTCGAGGAGATCGACGAGGGCACCATCGAGATCGGCGGCAAGAACATGGTGGGCGTGCCGTCCAAGGACCGCGATATCGCCATGGTGTTCCAGAACTATGCGCTGTATCCCAACAAGACCGTCGCCGAGAACATGGGCTTCGCATTGAAACTGCGCGGGGTCTCGGCCGACGAGCGGCGCCGCAAGGTCGAGGATGCCGCCAAGATCCTGGACCTGACCGAGTTCCTGGATCGCAAACCCGCCAAGCTGTCCGGCGGCCAGCGCCAGCGGGTGGCGATGGGGCGGGCAATCGTGCGTGAGCCGCAGGTGTTCTGCATGGACGAGCCGCTGTCCAACCTGGATGCCAAACTGCGCGTGCAGACCCGCACCCAGATCGCCGCACTGCAGCGTCGCCTGGGCACCACCACCGTCTACGTCACCCACGACCAGGTGGAGGCCATGACCATGGGCGACCGGGTTGCGGTGCTGCGCAACGGGAAACTGCAACAGTTCGCCTCGCCGTCGGAGCTCTACGACAACCCGGCCAACGCCTTTGTCGCCGGCTTCATCGGCTCTCCGGCCATGAACCTGCTGACGGCGCCCATCGTCTCCGACGGGGTGCGCATCGGAGATGCCTCCACGCTGGAACTGGAGCGCGATCAACTGACCAGATTGCACGACGCCGGACTCACGGAGGTCACCGTCGGGGTGCGGCCCGAGCAACTGGAGCTCTCGGACTCCGGCACCATCGAGGTGGTGGTGGACCTGGTGGAGGATCTCGGCAGCGAGGCCTACCTGTACACCCACGCGTCACCGGGTGTGCAGCTGGTCGCGCGCTCCCTACCCCGCACGCCTGCGCGGCTGGCCGAGACCGTCAAGCTGCGCAAGACCTCAGACGGCGTGGTGCATCTGTTCCACCCGGAAAGTGGAGAACGGCTCTGA
- a CDS encoding ABC transporter substrate-binding protein, whose translation MFERRRFLLGVGAGGLAALGAPVLLSSCGSEHSTAPNSGEPVTGGTLRTVFAGTSATADVLDPHVVGHSAGGALSKSVWDRLVEYNNDLTLRYRLAEALEPNADGTQWRVRLRPAVEFSDGSPLTARDVMWSFERMLDPDKPSSGDLSMVDLAGSRMIDDLTLSIAMNEPLADFGSVLAGWYVYVVKNGTTTFDSDTLPVGTGPFVAESWSPGDRARLIRNDRYWDGPARLDAVEMLQIAAAEPRLNAFLSGEADVVYELAPAQANTLRDQPDIYLVTPPAGIMSAFQMRLDAAPFDDERVREALRLSVDREAMVDSVFYGFAEQGNDLYGKGAPFYNSELPQRSYDPDRARELLRAAGHENLTVTLHTADVSPGQLESATLFAEQAKKAGITVELQTEPNDIYFSQISGNRPFTQTGWWNYSLDYFYGQTMTSDAPSNGTGWKNPEWDRMFAEARAAMDTTRRAELYAQLQEQLWNEGGYILHTFALQPTAVRNHVQGIRDGVPGTGDWANFSTSWVLQ comes from the coding sequence ATGTTCGAACGACGTCGTTTCCTGCTGGGCGTAGGTGCTGGCGGGCTGGCCGCCCTGGGCGCCCCGGTTCTGCTGAGTAGCTGTGGCAGCGAACATTCCACGGCACCGAACTCGGGTGAACCCGTCACCGGTGGCACGCTCAGGACTGTGTTCGCGGGAACCTCGGCGACCGCGGACGTGCTGGACCCTCACGTGGTGGGACATTCCGCGGGCGGAGCACTGTCGAAGAGCGTGTGGGATCGCCTGGTCGAGTACAACAACGACCTGACGCTGCGCTACCGCCTGGCCGAAGCACTGGAACCCAACGCTGACGGCACTCAGTGGCGGGTGAGGCTGCGGCCGGCAGTGGAGTTCAGCGACGGGTCCCCGCTGACCGCCCGCGACGTCATGTGGAGCTTCGAGCGGATGCTCGACCCCGACAAACCCTCCTCGGGCGACCTGTCCATGGTCGACCTCGCCGGCAGTCGGATGATCGACGATCTGACGCTGTCCATCGCCATGAACGAGCCGCTGGCCGACTTCGGTTCGGTACTTGCCGGTTGGTATGTCTACGTCGTCAAGAACGGCACCACGACTTTCGACTCGGACACCCTGCCCGTCGGCACCGGGCCCTTCGTCGCGGAGTCCTGGTCACCGGGCGACCGGGCCCGGCTGATACGCAACGACCGCTACTGGGACGGACCGGCTCGTCTGGACGCTGTCGAGATGTTGCAGATCGCCGCGGCCGAACCAAGGCTGAATGCGTTCTTGTCCGGCGAAGCCGACGTGGTCTACGAACTGGCCCCCGCGCAGGCGAACACCCTGCGCGATCAGCCCGACATCTACCTTGTCACGCCGCCGGCGGGAATCATGTCCGCCTTCCAGATGCGACTGGACGCTGCGCCGTTCGACGACGAGAGGGTGCGCGAAGCACTCCGATTGTCGGTCGACCGAGAAGCGATGGTCGATTCGGTGTTCTACGGCTTCGCCGAGCAGGGCAACGACCTGTACGGAAAGGGCGCGCCGTTCTACAACTCGGAGCTGCCCCAACGGAGCTACGACCCGGACAGGGCGCGGGAGTTGCTGCGCGCAGCGGGCCACGAAAACCTCACCGTCACACTGCACACCGCCGATGTGAGCCCAGGACAGTTGGAGTCGGCGACACTGTTTGCCGAGCAGGCCAAAAAAGCCGGTATCACCGTGGAGTTGCAGACCGAGCCCAACGACATCTACTTCTCGCAGATCTCCGGCAACCGGCCGTTCACTCAAACGGGCTGGTGGAACTACAGTCTGGACTACTTCTACGGGCAGACCATGACGTCGGACGCACCCAGCAACGGCACGGGATGGAAGAACCCCGAGTGGGACCGCATGTTCGCCGAAGCCAGGGCCGCCATGGACACCACACGCAGGGCGGAGCTCTACGCCCAACTGCAGGAACAGCTCTGGAACGAAGGCGGCTACATCCTGCACACCTTCGCGCTGCAGCCGACCGCGGTCCGCAACCATGTGCAAGGGATCCGCGACGGCGTGCCGGGCACCGGTGACTGGGCCAACTTCTCCACCAGCTGGGTGCTCCAGTGA
- a CDS encoding mannitol dehydrogenase family protein, translated as MKLNSETLSQLPVAKPSYDRDQIEVGIVHFGVGGFHRAHQAYYIDKLLEQGKAQDWGICGVGVLPQDRKMKDALDAQDGLYTLILVNPDGSRDVRVIGSIVDYKFAPDDPEAVIELLAAPSTRIVELTITEGGYNIVDADESSVFGLVTAALERRRERGITSFTIVSCDNIEGNGHVAQQAFSDFADKFHPGLSEWMAEHTTFPNSMVDRITPVTTPDVIETLAEKDGIDDLWPVVAEPFTAWALEDKFVDGRPPYEDVGVLTVEDVTPYELMKLRLLNAGHQGLCYFAHLMGYRLVHDAAADPLIADFLIDYWDSEATPTLLPVPGIDLPAFKRTAIERFANPGVRDTVARLCADSSDRIPKWLVPVIRKNLENDGPIRLSAAIVASWARYAEGTDEQGEPINIVDQLKDQLIPIAKSQKDNPLAFIQNTALFGDLAQQPRFVEAYTWALDSLHRDGARATLEALRGK; from the coding sequence ATGAAACTCAACAGCGAGACCCTGTCCCAACTGCCGGTCGCCAAGCCGAGCTACGACCGCGACCAGATCGAGGTCGGCATAGTGCATTTCGGGGTCGGCGGGTTCCACCGGGCACATCAGGCCTACTACATCGACAAGCTGCTCGAACAGGGGAAAGCGCAGGATTGGGGCATCTGCGGAGTCGGCGTCCTGCCACAGGATCGCAAGATGAAAGACGCCCTCGACGCCCAGGACGGGCTGTACACGCTGATCCTGGTGAACCCCGACGGCAGCCGTGACGTCCGCGTCATCGGTTCCATCGTCGACTACAAGTTCGCCCCCGACGACCCCGAGGCTGTCATCGAACTGCTGGCCGCACCCAGCACCCGCATCGTGGAGCTGACCATCACCGAGGGCGGCTACAACATCGTTGATGCCGACGAGAGCTCGGTGTTCGGCCTGGTCACCGCAGCTCTGGAACGCCGCCGCGAGCGTGGAATCACCTCGTTCACCATCGTCTCGTGCGACAACATCGAGGGCAACGGCCACGTGGCGCAGCAAGCGTTCAGCGATTTCGCCGACAAGTTCCACCCCGGGTTGTCCGAGTGGATGGCCGAGCACACCACGTTCCCCAACTCGATGGTGGACCGCATCACGCCTGTCACCACACCCGATGTCATCGAGACCCTGGCCGAGAAGGACGGTATCGACGACCTGTGGCCGGTGGTGGCCGAACCGTTCACCGCGTGGGCGCTGGAGGACAAGTTCGTCGACGGCCGCCCGCCCTACGAGGACGTGGGTGTGTTGACCGTCGAGGACGTCACCCCCTACGAATTGATGAAGCTACGTCTGCTCAATGCCGGCCACCAGGGCCTGTGCTACTTCGCACACCTGATGGGCTACCGGCTGGTGCACGACGCTGCCGCAGATCCGTTGATCGCCGACTTCCTCATCGACTACTGGGATTCCGAGGCCACGCCCACACTGCTGCCGGTGCCGGGCATAGACCTGCCCGCCTTCAAACGCACGGCCATCGAGCGCTTCGCCAATCCCGGTGTGCGTGACACCGTGGCCCGCCTGTGCGCCGACTCCTCCGATCGCATCCCGAAATGGCTGGTGCCGGTGATCCGTAAGAATCTCGAAAACGACGGCCCCATCCGGCTTTCGGCGGCCATCGTCGCCAGCTGGGCGCGTTACGCCGAAGGCACCGACGAGCAGGGCGAGCCCATCAACATCGTCGACCAGCTCAAGGATCAACTCATCCCGATCGCCAAGTCGCAGAAGGACAATCCGCTGGCGTTCATCCAGAACACCGCGCTGTTCGGCGATCTCGCTCAGCAGCCGCGGTTCGTCGAGGCCTACACCTGGGCACTGGATTCGCTGCACCGCGACGGCGCCCGGGCGACGCTGGAGGCGCTACGTGGCAAGTAG